The nucleotide sequence GCGGAAGAGGGGGTGACGCAGGTCTTCTACCCTTCGATCGGCGCCAACTGGATCGTCGGCGTCGTCGGCCAGCTCCAGCTCGATGTGCTGATCTCGCGACTGGAGGCCGAGTATAAGGTCGACGCGCGGTTCGAGCCGTCGCCCTGGGACACTGCGCGCTGGATCGCGGCCGACAACCCGGCCGATCTCAAAGCCTTCATGGAGACCCACAAGAACGCCACCGCCACCGACCGCGATGGCGCGCCGGTATTCATGGCGAAGGATCTGTGGGAGCTCAATTTCCACGAGCAGCGCAATCCAAAGCTGCGCTTCACGGCGACGAAGGAGCGGGCGTGACCGTGGACGTCACCCCGGCGAAGGCCGGGGTCTCGCGGAGCCCCGCCGCGACTGCTCGTCCTGGGATCCCAGCCTTCGCCGGGATGATGAATTGACCACCCTCTACGATGCGATCGTCCTCGGCGCCGGCGGCGCGGGGCTGATGTGCGCGGCGACCGCCGGCCAGCGCGAGCGGCGGGTGCTGCTGATCGACCATGCCGATCAGCCGGGTAAGAAGATCCTCATCTCCGGCGGCGGGCGATGCAACTTTACCAACATCCACACCGCGCCCGACCGCTATCTCTCCGCCAATCCCCATTTCGCCAAATCGGCGCTCAGCCGCTACACCGCTCGGGATTTTATCGATCTCGTCGACCGGCACGGCATCGCCTGGCACGAGAAGACGCTGGGCCAGCTCTTCTGCGACGGCTCGGCGCGGCAGATCGTCGCCATGCTGATGGAGGAATGCGCGAAGGGCGCGGCCCGTGTTTCCCTGGGCAAGCCGGTGCGCGACGTGGAGCATGCGGATGGGCAGTTCCGCGTCCGCTACGGCGAGTTGACCGCCTCGGCGCCGGCCCTGGTGATCGCGACGGGCGGGCCGTCGATACCGAAAATGGGGGCGACCGGCTTCGCCTACGATCTCGCGCGCAAGTTCGGCCTGAAGGTGGTCGAACCCCGGCCGGCGCTTGTGCCCTTGACCCTGGGCGGCGACGAAGTGCTGTTCCGCGAGCTCTCGGGCGTCGCGACGGAAGTGGTTGCCCGGGCCGGCAAGGCGGCGTTTCGCGAGGCGGCGCTGTTCACGCACAAGGGACTTTCCGGCCCGGCCATCCTGCAGGTGTCGTCCTACTGGCGCCATGGCGAGCCGGTCGGGATAGACTTCCTACCAGCCTCCGGCCGCCACTGGCTCCTGGACGCCAAGCGCGAACGCCCCAGGACGCATTTCCACACCCTCCTCGGCGAACGCCTGCCCGGCCGCCTGGCGGAGGCGCTCACCAAGCGGCTCGGCCTCTGGGGCGAACTCGCCAACATGCCGGACCGCAAGCTTGAAGAGGCGGAAAGGCGGCTGGCCGATTGGCAGTTCAGTCCGAACGGCACCGAGGGCTTTGCCAAGGCCGAAGTGACGGCGGGGGGAATCAGCACTGACGGCCTCTCCTCCCGCACGATGGAGGCCAAGCGGGTGCCCGGCCTCTATGCCATCGGCGAGGGCGTCGATGTCACCGGATGGCTCGGCGGCTATAACTTCCAATGGGCGTGGGCGAGCGGCTGGGCCGCCGGCCAGGCCCTGTGACCCGCGTGCCGCTAGAAGAAGGATTTCTTTCGAAGATCGTTCATCAGGTATAGCGTATCCTGGCGGATGTTGCCTATGCGAGCGAGCTCATGCTCGCTGGTCCGCGTCTCGCGCGCGATGTTTTCGACGGTGTCGGCAAGCCTTGCCACGATCTGGCAGAGCTGAAGGGCGGCTTCGGGCTTCATCTGGTCTCCCCCTGGCGAACCCGGCCCCCATGCCGCGGTCCGCTGGCCCATTCTTATCACTGATCCAAGCCAAGTCGAAGACCCCGTTTCTCATTCCTCCCTTGCCGCCTTCGCGGCGCAACCCATTTGGATGTCCATGCACTTTTCCCAATTGCCGCCGATGCTCGGCGAAGCTCTCGCCGCCCGCGGCTATGCCGCGCCGACACCGGTCCAGGCCGCCGTGCTGGAACCGGCGGCGGAGGGGAGGGACCTCATCGTCTCCGCCCAGACCGGGTCCGGCAAGACCGTCGCGTTCGGTCTTGCCATGGCGCCGCAGCTGCTCGAGCCGAACGGTGAGCTACCCTATATCCGCGAGCCGCTCGCCCTGATCATCGCGCCGACGCGCGAGCTCGCGCTTCAGGTCAGCCGGGAGCTGATCTGGCTCTACGGCAAGGCCGGCGCCCGCATCGCCACCTGCGTCGGCGGCATGGATGCGTCGAAGGAGCGCCGGAACCTGGCCCAGGGCGCCCATATCGTCGTCGGGACGCCCGGACGCCTCCGCGACCATCTCGAACGTGGCGCGCTCGATCTCTCAAGCCTGCGCGTCGCGGTGCTCGATGAGGCCGATGAGATGCTCGACATGGGCTTTCGCGAGGACCTCGAGGAAATTCTCGACGCGACGCCGCAGGAGCGCCGGACGCTGCTTTTCTCGGCGACCATGCCCAGGCCCATCGTCGCGCTTGCCCGGCGTTACCAGCGGGACGCCTTGCGCATCTCGACCGTCGGCGAGGATCGCGGCCATGGCGACATCAGCTATCAGGCGATGGCCGTCGCCCCGGCCGATATCGAACATGCCGTAGTCAATCTGCTACGCCTCCACGAGGCGGAGACGGCGATGCTGTTCTGTGCCACCCGCGACAATGTCCGCCGGCTCCACGCCAGCTTGATCGAGCGGGGCTTCGACGCCGTCGCGCTGTCGGGCGAGCACAGCCAGAACGAGCGCAACGCCGCCCTCCAGGCGCTGCGCGACCGGCGGGCCCGCGTCTGCGTCGCCACCGATGTCGCCGCGCGCGGTATCGACCTTCCGACCCTGTCTCTGGTCGTTCACGTCGAGCTGCCGCGCGACGCCGAGACGCTCCAGCACCGATCGGGTCGCACTGGGCGTGCCGGCAAGAAGGGCACGGCGGTGCTGATCGTCCCTTATCCGCGCCGCAAGCGGGTCGACATGATGCTGCGCGGCGCGCGGATCGCGGCCGAATGGGTGAAGCCGCCCACGCCCGAGGATATCCGCCGTAACGACCGCGAGCGGCTGCTGGCGGCCCTGCTGGAACCGGTCGAGGTCGACGACGAGGACCGCGAGATCGCCCAGCGGCTGCTCGCCGAGCGCGGTTCCGAAGAGATTGCGGCGGCCCTCGTTCGTGCTCACCGCGCGCGCCTGCCAGCGCCCGAGGAAATGCTCGACCAGGGAGCCGGCGAGCGGCCCGGGCCGGGCGGTCCCCGCCCGGGCTTTGAGGACACGGTCTGGTTCCGCATGGATGTCGGCCGGCGCCATAACGCCGATCCGCGCTGGATATTGCCGCTGCTCTGCCGGCGCGGCCACATCACCAAGAACGAGATCGGCGCCATCCGCATCGCCGCCAGCGAAACCTTGTTCGAGATTCCCCGCACCGCCGCCGGCCGGTTCGCCGCCGCGCTGAAGCGGACGGAGGGCGGCGATCCGGAAGGCGAGGGGGGCGTCCGGATCGAGCCGGTGCAGGGCAAGCCGCGCGAGGAGGCGCGGCGTAACCGACGCGCAGGGCCGCCGCCGACGCGTCACAAGGCCAAGCCTTTCCGGGCAAGGCCGAAAAGGCCGCGGTGATGGTGCGCATCCTCGTCGACGCGGACGCCTGCCCGGTGAAGGAGGAAGTCTACAAGGTCGCGTGGCGGCACGAGGTGCCGGTGGCGATCGTCAGCAACAGCTTCCTTCGCGTCCCCGATCATCCGTTGATCGAGCGCATCGTGGTCGGTTCCGGCTTCGACGCGGCCGACGACTGGATTGCCGACGCGTCCGACACGGGCACGATCGTGGTCACCGCCGATATCCTGTTGGCGGACCGATGCCTCAAGGCGGGCGCGACCGTGATCGGCTCCAACGGCAAGCCCTTCACCGCCAACTCGATCGGCGCCGCCATCGCCACCCGCGCCATAATGGCCGATCTTCGGGCCGGCGGCGATTCCGTTGGCGGGCCGCCGCCCTTTTCCAAGGCCGACCGATCGCGCTTTCTTTCGGCGCTCGACGAGGCTCTGGTACGGCTGAAACGTAGCTGAGACGAACCGTTCGGCGTCGCTATCGCTCGCCCTGTCCTGCGCCAGGACCCAGCGTCTCAATATCGGGACTTTCGTTCATCTGGGATACAGGCTTCGGAGCCATTTTCGACGCGGGCGTTAACCAAGTCACATGGTTAGCGGAGCGACGAGGGGCAGTCTTTTCATGGCGATGTATGTCTATCAGACCGACGGATATCCCGTCGGCTTCCGGTTCAGCGATTTTATTCACGCCATGGACGGTCGTCCGCTGGGGCGCCTCTTCGGCACGCACGTCTACCGCCTCGACGGCAGCTACGTCGGCGAGTTGTTCAAGGAGATGGTGGTGGCCAAGCCGACCGTGAATGTGAGGCCCATCGCCCCGATCGATCCGCCGGCCTCGGTTCCGAGCCCCGGCCCCAGCTACCGCCGCCGTGCCATCGTCGATTACGGCTACCGGGACGTTTTCCATCTGCTCTGCGAGGGTGATCAGACCCCCCTGTACCTCGACGAGCCGATGGCAATCGCCGCTGAATAAGCGGTGGGCGCGGCGGTGGTCCCCCCTGCCGCCGCGCCACATTCTTTCGGTCCCCGGTGAACGCTAGGATCCAGCTAGAGTCACTGTTCTGGATTCCGGCTTTCGCCGGGGATCGATTGATTAGACCTTCATCCGCGCCGCGACGCGGTCGTTCACCAGCTTCTCGAGGACGGTGAGGGGCACCGAGCCCTGCAGCAGCACCTGGTGGAAGTCCTTGATGTCGAAGCGGTCGCCGAGCTTGTTCTTGGCGTCCGTGCGCAGCCGATCCCAGACGATATGGCCGACCTTGTAGCTCGTCGCCTGGCCCGGCCAGACGGTGTAGCGGTCGATCTCGCCCTGGCTGCGGCCGCGGGCGATGCCGGTGGTGGCGATGAAATAGTCGGTCGCTTTCTCGCGGCTCCAACGCTTGGCGTGGAGGCCGGTGTCGACGACGAGGCGGGTGGCGCGGAACAGGAATGACTGGAGCATGCCGGCGCGGCCGAGCGGATCGCCCTCGAACATGCCCATCTCGTCCGCCAGCTGCTCCGAATAGAGCGCCCAGCCTTCCGAATAGGCCGAATAGCCGCCGAGGCGGCGGATCAGTGGGATCTCGGTCGATTCCTGCGCGAGGCTCACCTGGAGATGATGGCCCGGCGTCGCCTCGTGATGGGTGAGGGTGGCGAGGCCGAATTTCGGACGATCGAACGTGTCGCGCAGGTTGATATAATAAATGGCGGGGCGGGAGCCATCGAGCGGCGCGCTGTCATAATAGCCGCCCGGCGCCCCCGCCTGGATCAGCGGCGGCACGCGGCGCACCTCCACTTCCGCTTTGGGGAGGGTGGCAAAGGCCTCGGACAGGCGCGCGTCCATCGCCTCGATCTGCCGGTTGAGCTGCGCGAGCAGCGCCGCGCGGCCCTCGTCGGTATTCGGATAGAGCTGCTCCGGGTCCTTGTTCAGCTGAGCCAGCCGCTCGCCGGGCGTCCCTTGCGTCAAGCCGTGGGCGCGGAGGATCGGATCAAGCTGCGCCTCGATGTCCGCTACCTGCTCGAGGCCGAGCTGATGCACTTCCTCGGGCGTCATGTTGGTGGTCGTCGACGCCTTGATCGCGCCGTCATAATAGGCCTCGCCGTCCGGCAGGCGCCACACGCCGGCATCGTGGGTGGCGCGGGCGCGCAGATCCTCGACGGTGGCGATATGCCGATCGAGCGCGGGGAACACGCCGCTGGCGACGATCTTTTCGGCCTTGGCGGCATAATCGTCGCCAAGCCCCGCTTCCTTCGCCCGTCGCGCGAGGGAGGAGACGAGGATCGTCTCGGCCGCCGGTTGGTCGCGGAGCGCGTGGAGCTGCTTCAACGTCGTGTCGAGAATGTAGTCGGGCGCAAAGACGCCGCTCGCAGCATCTTCCTTCTGCCGGGCCAGGCTATCGTCGAGCGCCTTCGGGAATTGCGAGAGGCGCGACAGATAGGCGTCGGCGTCGGCCGCATTGTCGACTGGGTGCTGGGTGTCGAGGAAATCAGGAATGCCGCGATAGGGGCCGGTCAGCTGGCTGATCACATAGGGCGCGAAACGCCCGCCGGCGGAGCCATAGGAAAAGCGCTCGCTCGCGGTGATGCCGCGCAGCAGACCATATTCGACGACGTCGTAATCGATCGCGCTTGCGTAGGAGAGCGTCTCGCGGTCGACCGCGCGCAGCTCCGCCAGCTCGGCCTTGGCGCGGGCGAGGTCCTTCGCCTTGCCTGCGGCGGAATAGTCGTCGAGCTGGCTCCTCAGTCCGGCGCGATCGCCCTTGTCGAGACCGAGGCCGGTGGCGCGTTCGGGGCTGTCCTCCAGGCGGCCGTAGAAGAAGCGGTCGAGCATGGCCTTCAGCCGTGCATCCTCGCCGCCGGCTGCCGCGGTTGCCTGCGCCAGCACGGAATAGCCCGGCAGCGACGCGCTGAGCGCCACTGCACCCGCCGAGACCATGAACGACCTGCGATCCATATACCCTCTCCCGATTTTTGTCTTTCGGGAGAGGGCTAAAGGAGCGAAGGGCGGACTGTCTACCTTCGTGAAACCGTGGGCGCGGCCTCCCAGCCCCCACCAAGCGCGAGGAAGACGGCGATCTGGTTGGTCGAAAGCTGGGCCTCCGATTGGGCCAGGGCCGTTTCCGTCTGGGCCAGCGAACGCTCGGCGTCGAGCACCACCTGGAAAGGATCGCGACCGGATTCGAAGCGGAGGCGGGCGATGCGGGCGGCTTCGGCGCTTTGCTCCCTCGCCCGGCGCAAGGTGGCGACCCGGTCCAGCTCCTTGGCGTAGCGGGTGAGGGCGCTTTCCGTCTCCTCCAGGGCCCTCAGCCAAGTGCCGTCGAAGCGGGCGAGGGCGGCGTCGGCCGACGCTTCCGCCTGGGCGACGCGCGCCCGCGCACCGGAAGTGTTGGGGAAGCTCCAGGAGATGAGCGGACCCAGGGCATAGCGGAAGGCGCCACCCGTGAAGAGATCGCCGATCGCCGTCGCGGTGGCGCCGATCGAACCGCCGAGGCTGATGTCGGGATAGAGCTCTGCCGTAGCGACGCCGATGCGCGCCGTCGCCGCGGCGAGATCGCGCTCCGCCTGGCGGATATCGGGGCGGCGGCTCAGAAGGGAGGCGCCATCGCCGACGGGAATGGGTTGGCCGAGAGCAGGGGGCGCCTCGCAGGACGCGACCTCCTGGGGGAACTCCGCCGGCGGCCGGCCGGTCAGCACCGACAGGCGGTAGAGCGCCGTCTGCCGCGCGGCCTCGAGCGTCGGAATGGCCGCTCGCGTCTGTTCCAGCTGGGCTCCGGCCTGGTTGGTCTCCAGCGCCGTGCCGCGCCCGCCTTCCAGCAGGCGGCGCGTCAGGTCGTAGGTCTGCTCCTGAAGCGCGACGCTCCGCCGCGCGACGCCCAATTGCCGCCCGGCATTGCAGGCGTCGGCATAGGCGCGGGCCGTCTCGGCCGCGACGGTGATGCGGGTGAAGTCGAAGGCCGCCTGGACGGCCTCCACGTCCGCCCGGCTCGCCTCGATGGCGCGGCGGACCCGGCCGAACAGGTCGAGCTGATAGCCGATGTCGAAACCGATATCGTAGAACTCGCCATCCTCCATCGCCTCGTCGGAGCCGTTGGCCGCGCCCGAGGCCCGGCCATAGCTGGCGGTGCCGCTGACGGTGGTGGAGGGAAGGCGGCCGGCGCGCACTTCGCGCAGCACCGCGCGCGAGCGGGCGAGATTGGCCGCGGCCTCGCGAAGGTCCGTGTTGTGGGTCAGCGCCTCCTGCACGAGCTGGTCGAGCAGCGGATCGCTGTAAAGGCTCCACCATTGGCCCGGCGGCTCGTCCCCCGTGAAAGCGGGAGACTCGCCTCCGATGAAGGCGGATTGGCCCGGGGCGTCCGGCGCCGGAGAGCTGTAGTCGGGGCCGACCGTGGCGCAGCCGGCGAGGGCCAGGGCGCTTACGGCGGCAAGGAGGGTACGCATCATTTCGCAGGTCCTTCCGGCGCCGTCAGCGGGTCGTGCGGCGTTCCGCCATAGGCGGTGGGATAGTGAGTCTCCTTCTCCGCTCGCTTGGGGAAGAAGCGGGTCCAGCCGCGCGTCACCACGTAGAAGACCGGCGTGAAGATCAGGCCGAAGATGGTGACGCCGAGCATGCCGAACACCACGGCCGTGCCGAGCGCCTGGCGCATTTCCGCGCCCGGGCCCACCGCTATGGCGAGCGGCAGAACGCCGAAGATGAAGGCGAAGCTGGTCATCAGGATCGGCCGCAGGCGCGAGCGGGCGGCGGTGACCGCCGCGTCGAACCGGTTCATGCCCTGATCCTCCTCCGCCTGCTTGGCGAACTCGACGATCAGGATCGCGTTCTTCGCGGCGAGCCCGACGAGAACGACGAGCCCGATCTGCGTCAGGATGTTGTTGTCCATTCCGCGCAGGTTCACGCCGAACATGGCCGCGAGGATACACATGGGCACGATCAGGATGACCGCCAGCGGCAGGGTCAGCGCCTCATATTGCGCCGCCAGCACCAGGAAGACGAACACCACCGCCAGCAGGAAGATGAGCGCCGCGGTATTGCCCGCCGCTTTCTCCTGGAAGGCGAGGCCGGTCCATTCGTAGCTGAATCCGGGCGGCAGCTTTTCGGCGGCCAGTTGCTCCATTGCCCCCAGTGCCGCGCCCGATGAGATGCCGGGCGCGGACGAGCCTTGCAGCTCGGCCGCCGGGAACAGGTTGTAGCGCACGACGCGGACGGGGCCGCTGTCCTCCTTGATGGTCGCGACCGAGGAGAGCGGCACCATCTCGCCGCTCGCCGAGCGCACCTGGAGGCGGCCTATGTCCGCGCGGTCGTTGCGCGAGGTCGGCTCGGCCTGCGCGGTCACGCGGAAGGTGCGGCCGAACAGGTTGAAGTCGTTGACGTAGGTCGAGCCCAGATAGGTGCCAAGCGCCTCGAATATCTGCGCCGGCTGGACGCCGAGCAGCTGCGCGCGGTCGCGATCGATATCGGCCTCAAGGCGCGGAGAGCCGGTGTTGAACAGCGAGAAGACCTGGGTGACCTCGGGCACCTGCTGCGCGGACATCATCATGTCCATGGTCACGCCCGCGAGCGCGTCGTAGCCGGCGCCGGAGCGGTCCTGGATCATCATCATGAAGCCGCTGCCGTTGCCGAGGCCCGGCACGGCCGGCGGCGCGATGAAGAAGACGTTGGCCTGGTCGATCTCGCCGGCGATCTTGCCGGTCAACTGCTGCGACAAGGCGGTGGCGCTCATCGCGGGATCGCGCCGCTCCTCGAAGTCGGAGAGCTTGAGGAACATGGTCGCCGCGTTCGACGCCTGGGAGAAGCTGGCGCCGTCGAGGCCAGCGAAGGTCGCGGCGTCGATCACGCCCTCGGTCTCCATCGCGATCTCCCGCGTGCGGTCGAGCACCGCGGCCGTGCGCTCCAGCGAAGCGCCCGGCGGAAGCTGGACGACGCCGATCAGGAAGCCCTGGTCCTGCTCCGGGATGAAGCCGGTCGGCGTGTCCATCAGCCGCCAGCCGGTCAGCGCGAGAAGACCGGCATAGACGACCAGCACGATCGTCGTCATGCGCACCAGCTTCGCCGTCAGCGTGCCGTAATTTTCCGAAAGCCAGTCGAAGCCCCGGTTGAACTTGGCGGCGCCGACGCGAACGGGGCGCAGCCAACGCGGGCCATGGTCGATCTCATTCTCCTTGTGCGGCTTCAGCAGCAGCGCCGCCATGGCCGGGGAGAGGGTGAGGGACACGAGCAGCGAGATGAGCGTCGCCGACGCAATGGTGACGGCGAACTGCCGGTAGAAGATGCCCGGAATGCCGGACACGAACGCCGTCGGCACGAACACCGCCACGAGCACCAAGCCGATGGCGATGAGGGCGCCGGAGACTTCGCGCATCGTCCGATGCGCCGCCTCTCTGGGCGTAAGGCCGTTTCGGACATGCTTTTCCACCGCCTCGACGACGACGATGGCGTCGTCGACGACGATGCCCACCGCCAGCACCAGCGCGAACAGCGACAGCGAGTTGATCGAGAAACCGAGCGCCAGCTGCACGGCGAAAGTGCCGATCAGCGCCACCGGAATGGCGATGATCGGAATGATCGCGGCGCGCCAAGTCTGGAGGAAGACGAGGACGACGAGCATGACGAGCACGATCGCCTCGATCAGCGTCTCCTGCACCGCCTCGACCGACGCCGCGACATATTCGGTGGGGTTGTAGGGGATCGAATATTGGATGCCGGCGGGGAAGTCCCTGGACGCTTCCTCGACCTCGTTCAGCACCAGCTCGGCGGCGTCGAGGGCGTTGGCGCCGGGCTGCTGGATGATTGCCAGCGCCACGCCGCGCTTGCCGCTGAACGTGCCCTGGATGCCGTAATCCTGCGATCCGAGCTCCACTCGCGCCACGTCGCGGACGCGGGTGATGGCGCCCGTCTCCGCGTCCGTCTTGATGACGATATTGGCGAACTGG is from Sphingosinicella humi and encodes:
- a CDS encoding YaiI/YqxD family protein, with amino-acid sequence MVRILVDADACPVKEEVYKVAWRHEVPVAIVSNSFLRVPDHPLIERIVVGSGFDAADDWIADASDTGTIVVTADILLADRCLKAGATVIGSNGKPFTANSIGAAIATRAIMADLRAGGDSVGGPPPFSKADRSRFLSALDEALVRLKRS
- a CDS encoding NAD(P)/FAD-dependent oxidoreductase produces the protein MTTLYDAIVLGAGGAGLMCAATAGQRERRVLLIDHADQPGKKILISGGGRCNFTNIHTAPDRYLSANPHFAKSALSRYTARDFIDLVDRHGIAWHEKTLGQLFCDGSARQIVAMLMEECAKGAARVSLGKPVRDVEHADGQFRVRYGELTASAPALVIATGGPSIPKMGATGFAYDLARKFGLKVVEPRPALVPLTLGGDEVLFRELSGVATEVVARAGKAAFREAALFTHKGLSGPAILQVSSYWRHGEPVGIDFLPASGRHWLLDAKRERPRTHFHTLLGERLPGRLAEALTKRLGLWGELANMPDRKLEEAERRLADWQFSPNGTEGFAKAEVTAGGISTDGLSSRTMEAKRVPGLYAIGEGVDVTGWLGGYNFQWAWASGWAAGQAL
- a CDS encoding DEAD/DEAH box helicase, whose translation is MHFSQLPPMLGEALAARGYAAPTPVQAAVLEPAAEGRDLIVSAQTGSGKTVAFGLAMAPQLLEPNGELPYIREPLALIIAPTRELALQVSRELIWLYGKAGARIATCVGGMDASKERRNLAQGAHIVVGTPGRLRDHLERGALDLSSLRVAVLDEADEMLDMGFREDLEEILDATPQERRTLLFSATMPRPIVALARRYQRDALRISTVGEDRGHGDISYQAMAVAPADIEHAVVNLLRLHEAETAMLFCATRDNVRRLHASLIERGFDAVALSGEHSQNERNAALQALRDRRARVCVATDVAARGIDLPTLSLVVHVELPRDAETLQHRSGRTGRAGKKGTAVLIVPYPRRKRVDMMLRGARIAAEWVKPPTPEDIRRNDRERLLAALLEPVEVDDEDREIAQRLLAERGSEEIAAALVRAHRARLPAPEEMLDQGAGERPGPGGPRPGFEDTVWFRMDVGRRHNADPRWILPLLCRRGHITKNEIGAIRIAASETLFEIPRTAAGRFAAALKRTEGGDPEGEGGVRIEPVQGKPREEARRNRRAGPPPTRHKAKPFRARPKRPR
- a CDS encoding DUF885 domain-containing protein gives rise to the protein MDRRSFMVSAGAVALSASLPGYSVLAQATAAAGGEDARLKAMLDRFFYGRLEDSPERATGLGLDKGDRAGLRSQLDDYSAAGKAKDLARAKAELAELRAVDRETLSYASAIDYDVVEYGLLRGITASERFSYGSAGGRFAPYVISQLTGPYRGIPDFLDTQHPVDNAADADAYLSRLSQFPKALDDSLARQKEDAASGVFAPDYILDTTLKQLHALRDQPAAETILVSSLARRAKEAGLGDDYAAKAEKIVASGVFPALDRHIATVEDLRARATHDAGVWRLPDGEAYYDGAIKASTTTNMTPEEVHQLGLEQVADIEAQLDPILRAHGLTQGTPGERLAQLNKDPEQLYPNTDEGRAALLAQLNRQIEAMDARLSEAFATLPKAEVEVRRVPPLIQAGAPGGYYDSAPLDGSRPAIYYINLRDTFDRPKFGLATLTHHEATPGHHLQVSLAQESTEIPLIRRLGGYSAYSEGWALYSEQLADEMGMFEGDPLGRAGMLQSFLFRATRLVVDTGLHAKRWSREKATDYFIATTGIARGRSQGEIDRYTVWPGQATSYKVGHIVWDRLRTDAKNKLGDRFDIKDFHQVLLQGSVPLTVLEKLVNDRVAARMKV
- a CDS encoding efflux transporter outer membrane subunit, whose amino-acid sequence is MMRTLLAAVSALALAGCATVGPDYSSPAPDAPGQSAFIGGESPAFTGDEPPGQWWSLYSDPLLDQLVQEALTHNTDLREAAANLARSRAVLREVRAGRLPSTTVSGTASYGRASGAANGSDEAMEDGEFYDIGFDIGYQLDLFGRVRRAIEASRADVEAVQAAFDFTRITVAAETARAYADACNAGRQLGVARRSVALQEQTYDLTRRLLEGGRGTALETNQAGAQLEQTRAAIPTLEAARQTALYRLSVLTGRPPAEFPQEVASCEAPPALGQPIPVGDGASLLSRRPDIRQAERDLAAATARIGVATAELYPDISLGGSIGATATAIGDLFTGGAFRYALGPLISWSFPNTSGARARVAQAEASADAALARFDGTWLRALEETESALTRYAKELDRVATLRRAREQSAEAARIARLRFESGRDPFQVVLDAERSLAQTETALAQSEAQLSTNQIAVFLALGGGWEAAPTVSRR
- a CDS encoding efflux RND transporter permease subunit, whose amino-acid sequence is MNISSFFIERPIFASVIAVFITLIGAFAYPQLPLSQYPEIAPPTISVQAFYPGATAETMAETVAAPLEQEINGVENMLYMTSSSTSAGQAAITVTFKPGTDLDEAQVLVQNRVALVEPRLPEEVRRIGVTVAKQSEGFLMIVALTSTNPDLDIDYIGNFANTNLRDRLLRIEGVGGVMVFGGGNYSMRVWIDPDRAAARNLTASEIVQALRTQNVQVAGGAIGQPPFASGNPAFELPIQVQGRLNDPAQFANIVIKTDAETGAITRVRDVARVELGSQDYGIQGTFSGKRGVALAIIQQPGANALDAAELVLNEVEEASRDFPAGIQYSIPYNPTEYVAASVEAVQETLIEAIVLVMLVVLVFLQTWRAAIIPIIAIPVALIGTFAVQLALGFSINSLSLFALVLAVGIVVDDAIVVVEAVEKHVRNGLTPREAAHRTMREVSGALIAIGLVLVAVFVPTAFVSGIPGIFYRQFAVTIASATLISLLVSLTLSPAMAALLLKPHKENEIDHGPRWLRPVRVGAAKFNRGFDWLSENYGTLTAKLVRMTTIVLVVYAGLLALTGWRLMDTPTGFIPEQDQGFLIGVVQLPPGASLERTAAVLDRTREIAMETEGVIDAATFAGLDGASFSQASNAATMFLKLSDFEERRDPAMSATALSQQLTGKIAGEIDQANVFFIAPPAVPGLGNGSGFMMMIQDRSGAGYDALAGVTMDMMMSAQQVPEVTQVFSLFNTGSPRLEADIDRDRAQLLGVQPAQIFEALGTYLGSTYVNDFNLFGRTFRVTAQAEPTSRNDRADIGRLQVRSASGEMVPLSSVATIKEDSGPVRVVRYNLFPAAELQGSSAPGISSGAALGAMEQLAAEKLPPGFSYEWTGLAFQEKAAGNTAALIFLLAVVFVFLVLAAQYEALTLPLAVILIVPMCILAAMFGVNLRGMDNNILTQIGLVVLVGLAAKNAILIVEFAKQAEEDQGMNRFDAAVTAARSRLRPILMTSFAFIFGVLPLAIAVGPGAEMRQALGTAVVFGMLGVTIFGLIFTPVFYVVTRGWTRFFPKRAEKETHYPTAYGGTPHDPLTAPEGPAK
- a CDS encoding 4-fold beta flower protein → MAMYVYQTDGYPVGFRFSDFIHAMDGRPLGRLFGTHVYRLDGSYVGELFKEMVVAKPTVNVRPIAPIDPPASVPSPGPSYRRRAIVDYGYRDVFHLLCEGDQTPLYLDEPMAIAAE